One Ignisphaera cupida DNA window includes the following coding sequences:
- a CDS encoding ABC transporter ATP-binding protein produces MVEIRVENVTHIYGDKIKTVALRDVSIVFPNGKIIGILGPSGCGKTTLLKIIAGLLKPTKGRIYFDNNDVTDWDPIKRNVAMVFQFPVAYDMTVYDNIAFPLKIRRYPKEEIDRRVKEVIEVLGISKEILNTNARGADPSLRQKIAVARAIVREANVLLLDEPLTNLEPLVRVELKSKLKEIVQKIKITTLYVSHDQAEVLTLAEKVAVMNEGRIVQYDDTSILYEYPKNKFVGYFIGNPGMNYISCVLEEDFLDCKGFRYKLMPNEVEALRKAGKEFDLGIRPEHIKVSRDYGEVEGKVVVVEKLGTAMLYHIEISPNVTIIAKTYMSLNVREGDRIYMTLPREKIRIFSKDGERIV; encoded by the coding sequence ATGGTTGAGATTAGAGTCGAAAATGTTACACATATTTATGGCGATAAAATAAAGACAGTTGCATTAAGAGATGTAAGTATAGTGTTTCCCAATGGCAAAATCATAGGTATATTAGGGCCTTCAGGTTGCGGCAAAACAACACTATTAAAGATAATTGCTGGTTTATTAAAACCCACAAAAGGAAGAATTTATTTCGACAATAATGATGTAACAGACTGGGATCCAATTAAAAGAAATGTAGCTATGGTATTTCAGTTTCCTGTTGCTTATGACATGACTGTGTATGATAATATAGCGTTTCCACTTAAAATACGTAGATATCCAAAAGAGGAAATAGATAGAAGAGTGAAAGAGGTAATTGAGGTACTTGGTATATCAAAAGAAATACTTAATACAAATGCTCGTGGAGCAGATCCATCACTGCGACAAAAAATAGCTGTTGCAAGAGCTATAGTGAGAGAGGCAAATGTTCTCTTGCTAGATGAGCCTTTAACAAATTTAGAACCACTTGTAAGAGTAGAACTAAAGTCTAAATTAAAAGAAATAGTACAAAAAATAAAGATCACAACACTATATGTTTCCCATGACCAAGCAGAGGTCTTAACACTTGCTGAAAAAGTAGCTGTAATGAATGAAGGAAGAATTGTTCAATATGATGATACATCGATATTGTATGAATACCCCAAAAACAAATTTGTTGGTTATTTCATTGGAAATCCTGGTATGAACTATATTAGTTGTGTTCTTGAAGAAGATTTCTTGGACTGTAAAGGATTTAGATATAAGTTAATGCCTAATGAAGTAGAAGCATTGAGAAAAGCTGGCAAGGAATTTGACCTGGGAATTCGACCCGAGCATATTAAAGTTTCAAGAGACTATGGTGAAGTAGAAGGAAAAGTTGTTGTAGTAGAGAAATTAGGCACAGCAATGCTATATCACATTGAGATTTCTCCAAATGTTACTATTATTGCAAAAACATATATGTCGCTTAATGTCAGAGAGGGAGATAGAATTTATATGACATTACCTCGTGAGAAAATCAGAATTTTTAGTAAAGATGGAGAGAGAATAGTTTAG
- a CDS encoding carbohydrate ABC transporter permease produces MNSKTRSLIILMLLPCLMVYVILALIPLGFTIWLSLINMWRPGETHLHFVGAENYVKILTDPMAMYSLRITLIYTVVSVAVEVLLGLVIGALMYESISVRRTLTPILVIPLGIPPITVGLIWRFLFHPDFGAFTYWLRTTTGLNINYAIHGDQAYALTIVMDIWQWTPLVAFIVLGGLLAIPTEYVESFMIDGAGFFRRLTHLYMRMIRSNLVFAIILRFMDSFKVFDQVWMLTQGGPGTATQYVSIFLYRLGLISWNLSEAAALSLIILLIVIIVSNVVTKIIKR; encoded by the coding sequence ATGAACTCTAAAACTAGAAGCCTAATAATATTGATGTTATTACCATGTTTAATGGTATATGTTATTTTAGCTCTTATACCACTTGGATTTACAATATGGTTATCTCTAATTAATATGTGGCGTCCTGGCGAAACACATTTGCATTTTGTTGGTGCAGAGAACTATGTTAAGATACTCACAGATCCCATGGCCATGTATTCTCTTAGAATAACACTAATATATACTGTTGTATCAGTTGCTGTAGAAGTGTTGTTAGGATTGGTAATAGGTGCTTTAATGTATGAAAGCATTTCTGTTAGAAGAACCTTAACACCAATTCTTGTTATACCATTGGGGATACCACCAATTACAGTGGGTCTGATATGGAGATTTCTTTTTCATCCAGATTTTGGTGCTTTTACATACTGGCTACGTACAACAACTGGTTTAAATATAAACTATGCTATTCATGGCGATCAGGCTTATGCACTAACTATAGTTATGGATATATGGCAGTGGACACCGCTAGTAGCATTTATTGTGCTTGGAGGATTACTTGCAATACCCACGGAATATGTGGAATCTTTTATGATTGATGGAGCTGGCTTCTTTAGAAGATTAACACATTTGTATATGAGAATGATAAGATCTAATCTAGTATTTGCCATTATCTTGAGGTTCATGGACTCGTTCAAGGTTTTTGACCAGGTGTGGATGTTAACACAGGGAGGGCCTGGTACAGCTACACAATATGTTAGCATATTTTTGTATAGACTAGGATTAATATCATGGAATTTGTCAGAAGCTGCAGCATTATCGCTAATAATACTGTTAATAGTTATTATTGTAAGCAATGTAGTTACTAAAATAATAAAGAGATAG
- a CDS encoding carbohydrate ABC transporter permease, whose protein sequence is MKRQTLIYIIVIVLIAFAYIFPLYWLITTSLKSYIEIYANPPYWYPPNPSLQYYLDAFYKFFGLKYLINSLIVASTNAALATLSSLLAAFVISRFQFKGKDTLFFSFVSMRMAPPAVFAVAYYYMFCVTLGMKDQLIALIIVYLVFNIPIAIWLLLSAEENIPRDLDYVASLEGYGPLSILFKIHTPIIRGVIVIAYILTFLFAFNEYLFASFLTSTEARTIPTGLQGMVTVAGVYWSQMAALGVISALPGIIIALVTRRYLVTGLTMGMA, encoded by the coding sequence ATGAAGAGGCAAACACTAATATATATAATTGTAATAGTGCTCATAGCATTTGCATACATATTTCCACTTTACTGGCTAATTACAACCTCTTTGAAAAGCTATATAGAGATATATGCTAATCCACCTTACTGGTACCCACCTAATCCATCGCTGCAATACTATCTTGATGCGTTCTATAAGTTCTTTGGTTTAAAATATTTGATTAACTCATTGATAGTTGCATCCACTAATGCAGCACTTGCAACATTATCATCACTATTAGCTGCATTTGTCATTTCAAGATTTCAATTCAAAGGCAAAGACACGTTGTTCTTCTCATTTGTATCAATGCGTATGGCACCACCAGCAGTATTTGCAGTGGCATACTATTACATGTTTTGTGTAACATTGGGTATGAAAGATCAGCTCATAGCACTAATAATAGTTTATTTGGTTTTCAATATTCCGATAGCGATATGGCTTCTGTTATCAGCAGAAGAGAATATACCGAGGGATTTAGACTATGTTGCGTCACTAGAAGGGTATGGCCCTCTATCTATACTTTTCAAGATTCATACACCAATAATAAGAGGTGTTATAGTAATTGCCTATATACTAACATTTCTCTTTGCCTTCAACGAGTATCTATTTGCATCATTCTTAACAAGTACTGAGGCGAGAACAATTCCAACAGGATTGCAGGGCATGGTAACTGTTGCAGGAGTTTATTGGTCTCAAATGGCAGCTTTGGGTGTGATTTCGGCATTGCCAGGAATAATAATAGCGCTTGTGACAAGAAGATACTTGGTAACAGGATTGACAATGGGTATGGCCTAG
- a CDS encoding ABC transporter ATP-binding protein yields MESLRVQNLVKKYGSVTAINNISLEFTPGNIITVFGPAGSGKTTLLKIMAGFEKPDQGRIFLGNEDITDLPPHKRNVAFVFQTYALFPFMTVYDNIAFPLKAAKKYSSAEIDKKVKEVASLLRIDDILSKYPPQLSGGQRQRVAIARALVKDAKILLFDEPLTNLDYKIREAMRAELKRILRYSKDKIVVYSTPDPVEAVALGDYLAVLLFGNLIQFGDPLEALSKPKSIDVVKYLFYPPANMFEGVMVCKDTVCNVRLPTIDSNVRIANVKKISGEKEIIVAVRPQEMKLYFDVSSGITQDVIGLKGTVVTSEILGSETLIYVSINNKAIVKVLIPELRPIETAIEVLLTFGSTDVMIFDKATGKLIYSLGEFIEG; encoded by the coding sequence ATGGAAAGTCTCAGAGTTCAGAACTTGGTTAAGAAATATGGCTCAGTAACAGCAATTAACAATATAAGTTTAGAGTTCACCCCAGGAAATATTATAACAGTATTTGGGCCTGCTGGATCAGGTAAAACAACATTGTTAAAGATAATGGCTGGGTTTGAAAAACCTGACCAAGGCAGAATATTTCTCGGCAACGAGGATATTACTGATTTACCTCCTCACAAAAGAAATGTGGCGTTTGTATTTCAAACTTATGCATTATTTCCATTCATGACTGTATACGATAACATAGCATTTCCACTTAAAGCAGCAAAGAAGTATTCTTCAGCAGAAATTGATAAAAAGGTCAAAGAAGTAGCGTCTCTACTTAGAATTGATGATATATTAAGTAAGTATCCACCTCAACTTAGTGGAGGTCAAAGACAGAGAGTGGCGATAGCCAGAGCTCTTGTAAAAGATGCTAAAATACTTTTATTTGACGAGCCTTTGACAAACCTCGACTACAAGATTAGAGAAGCAATGAGGGCTGAGCTAAAGAGGATACTTAGATATAGTAAAGATAAAATCGTTGTGTACTCTACTCCAGACCCTGTAGAAGCAGTTGCACTAGGAGATTATTTAGCAGTGTTGTTGTTTGGCAATCTAATACAATTTGGAGATCCGCTAGAAGCTCTTTCTAAACCAAAATCCATTGATGTAGTAAAGTACTTGTTCTATCCACCAGCAAATATGTTTGAAGGAGTTATGGTTTGTAAGGATACTGTATGTAATGTTAGATTACCAACAATTGATTCAAATGTGAGAATAGCAAACGTGAAGAAGATAAGTGGTGAAAAAGAAATTATTGTTGCTGTAAGACCTCAGGAGATGAAACTATACTTTGATGTTTCTTCTGGCATAACTCAAGATGTAATTGGGCTTAAGGGTACTGTTGTAACAAGTGAAATACTTGGTTCTGAAACATTAATATATGTATCTATTAACAATAAGGCCATTGTTAAAGTATTAATACCTGAGTTAAGACCTATAGAAACAGCCATTGAAGTGTTGCTAACTTTTGGATCAACAGATGTAATGATTTTTGATAAAGCTACTGGCAAGCTTATTTACTCACTAGGAGAGTTTATAGAGGGATGA